The Flexivirga oryzae genome has a segment encoding these proteins:
- the valS gene encoding valine--tRNA ligase translates to MTEPADRSTPQIPDKPTVDGLEDKWTAVWREQNTYRFDRERALSLPREQVFSIDTPPPTASGSLHVGHVFGYTHTDVVARYQRMQGKEVFYPLGWDDNGLPTERRVQNYYGVRGDHSAAYDPDFTPPLRGAEGKSVKAADQVPISRANFIPLCEELTAEDEVAFESLFRRLGVSVDWAQTYRTIDDRSRAVAQQAFLHNLERGEAYQAEAPGLWDVTFQSAVAQAELEARDYPGAFHRVAFHHGGDKVYIETTRPELIPACVALIAHPDDERYQSLFGSTVTSPLFGVEIPVVAHRLAEPDKGAGIAMCCTFGDLTDVTWWRELQLPTRSIITRNGRLQGETPAWIAGGPGEQLYAGQLASKTVFSARSAVVDALRESGDLDGEPKPTQRKANFFEKGDKPLEIVTSRQWYLTNGGRDADLRKALVARGEEIDFHPAFMRSRYTNWVDGLNGDWLISRQRFFGVPFPIWYSLDADGEPDHERPIAAAVDTLPVDPATDVPPGYTAEQRGVAGGFIGDPDIMDTWATSSLSPQIATGWPVASNAGERNDDELFAKIFPMDMRPQGHDIIRTWLFATVVRSHFEHDTVPWSDAAINGWILDPDRKKMSKSKGNAVTPEDVLTQHSADAVRYWAASGRLGMDAAYDESQMKVGRRLAMKLLNASKFALFIEARPEGGNERSEARTEGQRADQMMGSVDGDLADAVTEPLDLALLSGLRTLVEQATKHFEAWDYTRSLELTEAFFWTFCDDYIELVKDRAYGGQGEAAAASARAALRIALDVQLRLFAPFLPYSTEEVWSWWHEDTVHRASWPTPDECGPATGDPAALQVVGEALAGIRKAKSDAKLGMRAEVTALTLAAPADLQQLVRASESDLRAAGKLTGELAYDDSDALEVRDVQLVPPPPRKK, encoded by the coding sequence ATGACTGAACCCGCCGACCGCAGCACCCCACAGATCCCCGACAAGCCGACCGTGGACGGCTTGGAGGACAAGTGGACTGCGGTATGGCGGGAGCAGAACACCTACCGGTTCGACCGCGAGCGCGCCCTGTCGCTGCCGCGCGAGCAGGTGTTCTCCATCGACACGCCGCCGCCGACCGCGAGCGGCAGCCTGCACGTGGGTCACGTGTTCGGTTACACGCACACCGACGTGGTGGCGCGCTACCAGCGGATGCAGGGTAAAGAGGTCTTCTACCCCCTCGGCTGGGACGACAACGGCCTGCCGACCGAGCGCCGGGTGCAGAACTACTACGGCGTGCGCGGCGACCACTCTGCGGCATACGACCCCGACTTCACCCCACCGCTGCGCGGTGCCGAGGGCAAGTCGGTGAAGGCGGCCGACCAGGTGCCGATCAGCCGCGCCAACTTCATCCCGCTGTGTGAGGAGCTGACCGCCGAGGACGAGGTGGCCTTCGAGTCGCTCTTCCGCCGTCTCGGGGTGTCGGTGGACTGGGCGCAGACCTACCGCACCATCGACGACCGCTCCCGCGCGGTGGCGCAGCAGGCGTTCCTGCACAACCTGGAGCGCGGCGAGGCCTACCAGGCCGAGGCACCGGGCCTGTGGGACGTGACGTTCCAGTCCGCCGTCGCCCAGGCGGAGCTGGAGGCACGCGACTACCCGGGTGCCTTCCACCGGGTGGCCTTCCATCACGGCGGCGACAAGGTCTACATCGAGACGACCCGCCCCGAGCTGATCCCCGCGTGCGTGGCGCTGATCGCTCACCCGGATGACGAGCGCTACCAGTCGCTGTTCGGTTCCACGGTGACCTCACCGCTTTTCGGCGTCGAGATCCCGGTGGTGGCGCACCGGCTGGCCGAGCCCGACAAGGGGGCCGGCATCGCCATGTGCTGCACCTTCGGCGATCTCACCGACGTGACCTGGTGGCGCGAGCTGCAGCTGCCGACCCGGTCGATCATCACCCGTAACGGCCGGTTGCAGGGTGAGACGCCGGCCTGGATCGCCGGCGGCCCCGGCGAGCAGTTGTATGCCGGGCAGCTCGCCAGCAAGACCGTCTTCTCCGCCCGCAGCGCGGTCGTGGACGCGCTGCGCGAGTCCGGCGACCTGGACGGTGAACCCAAGCCGACCCAGCGCAAGGCGAACTTCTTCGAGAAGGGCGACAAGCCGCTGGAGATCGTGACCTCCCGCCAGTGGTACCTCACCAACGGCGGACGCGACGCGGACCTGCGCAAGGCACTGGTGGCGCGCGGCGAGGAGATCGACTTCCACCCGGCGTTCATGCGCAGCCGCTACACCAACTGGGTGGACGGCCTCAACGGCGACTGGCTGATCAGCCGGCAGCGCTTCTTCGGCGTGCCGTTCCCGATCTGGTATTCGCTGGACGCGGACGGCGAGCCCGACCATGAGCGCCCCATCGCGGCAGCGGTCGACACCCTGCCGGTGGACCCGGCAACCGATGTGCCGCCTGGCTACACCGCCGAACAGCGTGGCGTGGCAGGGGGATTCATCGGCGACCCGGATATCATGGACACCTGGGCCACCTCCTCGCTGAGCCCGCAGATCGCGACCGGGTGGCCGGTGGCGAGCAACGCCGGTGAGCGCAACGACGACGAGCTCTTCGCGAAGATCTTCCCGATGGACATGCGCCCGCAGGGGCACGACATCATCCGCACCTGGCTCTTCGCGACCGTGGTGCGCAGCCATTTCGAGCACGACACCGTGCCGTGGTCCGATGCCGCCATCAACGGCTGGATCCTCGACCCCGACCGCAAGAAGATGTCCAAGTCCAAGGGCAACGCGGTCACCCCGGAGGACGTGCTGACCCAGCACAGCGCCGACGCGGTGCGTTACTGGGCGGCGTCGGGCCGTCTCGGGATGGATGCTGCCTACGACGAGAGCCAGATGAAGGTCGGCCGACGCCTGGCGATGAAGCTGCTCAACGCGAGCAAGTTCGCGCTGTTCATCGAGGCCCGACCCGAGGGAGGAAACGAGCGCAGCGAGGCCCGGACCGAGGGCCAGAGGGCCGACCAAATGATGGGTAGCGTCGATGGTGACCTCGCCGACGCGGTCACCGAGCCCCTTGACCTGGCGCTCCTGTCCGGCCTGCGCACCCTGGTCGAGCAGGCGACCAAGCACTTCGAGGCGTGGGACTACACCCGCAGCCTGGAGCTGACCGAGGCGTTCTTCTGGACGTTCTGCGACGACTACATCGAGCTGGTCAAGGACCGTGCGTACGGCGGGCAGGGCGAGGCCGCTGCGGCGAGCGCGCGTGCCGCGCTGCGGATCGCGCTCGACGTCCAATTGCGTTTGTTCGCACCGTTCTTGCCCTACTCGACCGAGGAGGTCTGGTCCTGGTGGCACGAGGACACCGTGCACCGCGCGTCCTGGCCGACCCCGGACGAGTGCGGCCCGGCGACCGGCGACCCGGCGGCCCTGCAGGTGGTCGGTGAGGCGCTGGCCGGCATACGTAAGGCGAAGTCCGATGCCAAGCTCGGCATGCGTGCCGAGGTGACCGCGCTGACGCTCGCCGCGCCGGCCGACCTGCAACAGCTGGTGCGGGCGTCCGAGTCGGATCTGCGCGCTGCCGGCAAGCTCACCGGAGAGTTGGCGTATGACGACTCCGACGCCCTCGAGGTGCGCGACGTCCAGCTGGTGCCACCGCCCCCGCGCAAGAAGTAG
- a CDS encoding GNAT family N-acetyltransferase, whose product MTARRGGRPSYRLEARIEPWNLASIRTAEAAGFEREGLLRSHEEIGGRRVDLLMYSLLRPHSDGAIHD is encoded by the coding sequence ATGACCGCGCGCCGCGGCGGGCGCCCGTCATACCGGCTGGAGGCACGCATCGAGCCCTGGAACCTCGCCTCGATCCGGACCGCCGAGGCCGCCGGCTTCGAACGGGAAGGCCTGCTGCGCAGTCATGAGGAGATCGGCGGTCGGCGGGTGGACCTGCTCATGTACTCGCTGCTCCGGCCCCACTCTGACGGCGCTATTCACGATTGA
- a CDS encoding nuclear transport factor 2 family protein — protein MTVLDSRTLLERHVAAFNDRDVLGLLGDLAEDAEWVTGKYSCRGHAELRELFEGAFDAVVPRLEVVRVVPAGDVVAAELVEHMLLDGHPMSAAIAGFYAVRDGRIAKVKIYREGSADIPGHDGE, from the coding sequence ATGACGGTCCTGGACTCACGCACCCTGCTGGAAAGACACGTCGCGGCGTTCAACGACCGCGACGTCCTCGGGCTGTTGGGCGACCTCGCCGAGGACGCCGAGTGGGTGACCGGGAAGTACAGCTGCCGCGGGCACGCCGAGTTGCGAGAGCTCTTCGAGGGAGCGTTCGACGCGGTCGTTCCCCGGCTCGAGGTCGTGCGGGTGGTCCCGGCTGGCGACGTCGTGGCTGCCGAACTGGTCGAGCACATGCTGCTCGACGGGCACCCGATGTCCGCTGCGATCGCCGGGTTCTACGCCGTGCGCGACGGCCGCATCGCGAAGGTCAAGATCTACCGGGAAGGCAGCGCCGACATACCCGGGCACGATGGCGAGTGA
- a CDS encoding T6SS immunity protein Tdi1 domain-containing protein, with amino-acid sequence MPDPIAVQQFIDTFPPDAGARVPSDDFLTYGEGRLPSAVLELWRTHGLGWYGGGRVALVDPGTWMPTLQTWFGSAVGSIPFAVTSFGHVYHYDQVDGHDRIQCLDPHFQHNAVVSEDGTTFFTDHLTGSNSHPADLRELHKAAVGAQGELGADEIFYFEPILALGGQVNLDNLAKGNGPEHVSDIHQRIAASRQQ; translated from the coding sequence ATGCCCGACCCGATTGCGGTGCAGCAGTTCATCGACACCTTCCCGCCCGACGCCGGCGCGCGCGTTCCCAGCGACGACTTCCTGACGTATGGCGAAGGGCGTCTCCCCAGTGCGGTGCTCGAGCTCTGGCGCACGCACGGTCTCGGCTGGTACGGCGGCGGTCGCGTCGCGCTGGTCGATCCCGGCACGTGGATGCCGACCCTGCAGACCTGGTTCGGGTCGGCCGTCGGCAGCATTCCGTTCGCGGTCACCAGCTTCGGGCACGTCTACCACTACGACCAGGTCGACGGGCACGACCGGATCCAGTGCCTCGACCCGCACTTCCAGCACAACGCGGTGGTCTCGGAGGACGGCACGACGTTCTTCACCGACCACCTGACCGGGTCCAACTCGCACCCGGCCGACCTGCGCGAACTGCACAAGGCCGCCGTCGGGGCGCAGGGCGAGCTGGGTGCGGACGAGATCTTCTACTTCGAACCGATCCTCGCCCTGGGCGGCCAGGTCAACCTGGACAATCTGGCCAAGGGCAACGGCCCGGAACACGTCAGCGACATACACCAACGGATCGCGGCCAGCCGCCAGCAGTAG
- a CDS encoding flavin-containing monooxygenase, whose product MTDTLDPQTLTADTTTPLTPRQRAEAWLADFDAALRARDIDTATGLFATQSFWRDLVSFTWNIRTAEGRDGIHNLLQHTLDTTDPADWALSEEPTEAGGVTECWITFETAVGRAKGHLRLKEEDGETRAWTLLTSLRELKGHEENQGTRRPQGVEHQLARGRKSWLEKKQDEEANLGRSQQPYVVVIGGGQGGIALGARLRQLKVPHVVLDKHDRPGDQWRGRYKSLCLHDPVWYDHLPYLQFPPNWPVFAPKDKIGDWLEMYTRVMDVPYWTRSTVTSATFDEDTKTWRVVVDKDGEEIVLEPKQLVFATGMSGKPNLPSFPGMDVFEGEQQHSSQHPGPEAYTGKKVVVIGSNNSAHDICGALWEHDADVTMVQRSSTHIVKSASLMDIGLGDLYSERAVASGVTTDKADMIFASLPYRIMHEFQIPLYEKMAERDKDFYDRLEKVGFQHDWGDDGSGLFMKYLRRGSGYYIDVGAAELVCDGKVKLAHGNVDHLTKNSVVLEDGTELPADLVVYATGYGSMNGWVADIIDQETADKVGKVWGLGSDTTKDPGPWEGEQRNMWKPTQQEALWFHGGNLHQSRHYSLYLALQLKARYEGIPTPVYGLQEVHHLR is encoded by the coding sequence ATGACCGACACGCTGGATCCGCAGACCCTGACCGCGGACACCACCACCCCCCTCACCCCTCGGCAACGCGCCGAGGCCTGGCTGGCCGACTTCGATGCCGCGCTGCGCGCCCGGGACATCGACACCGCCACCGGCCTGTTCGCGACCCAGAGCTTCTGGCGCGACCTGGTGTCGTTCACCTGGAACATCCGCACCGCGGAGGGCCGGGACGGCATACACAACCTGCTGCAGCACACCCTCGACACGACTGACCCGGCCGACTGGGCACTCAGCGAGGAACCCACCGAGGCAGGTGGTGTCACCGAGTGCTGGATCACCTTCGAGACCGCGGTCGGGCGCGCCAAGGGCCACCTGCGGCTGAAGGAGGAGGACGGCGAGACCCGCGCCTGGACGCTGCTGACCAGCCTGCGTGAGCTGAAGGGGCACGAGGAGAACCAGGGCACCCGCCGCCCGCAGGGCGTCGAGCACCAGCTGGCCCGCGGCCGGAAGTCGTGGCTGGAGAAGAAGCAGGACGAGGAAGCAAACCTCGGCCGCAGCCAGCAGCCGTACGTCGTGGTGATCGGCGGCGGCCAGGGCGGTATCGCCCTCGGTGCCCGGCTGCGGCAACTGAAGGTGCCGCACGTCGTCCTCGACAAGCACGACCGCCCGGGTGACCAGTGGCGGGGCCGGTACAAGAGCCTGTGCCTGCACGACCCGGTCTGGTACGACCACCTGCCCTACCTGCAGTTCCCGCCGAACTGGCCGGTGTTCGCGCCGAAGGACAAGATCGGCGACTGGCTGGAGATGTACACCCGGGTCATGGACGTGCCCTACTGGACCCGCTCGACGGTCACCTCCGCCACCTTCGACGAGGACACCAAGACCTGGCGGGTCGTGGTGGACAAGGACGGCGAGGAGATCGTCCTCGAACCCAAGCAACTGGTCTTCGCGACGGGTATGTCGGGCAAGCCCAACCTGCCCAGCTTCCCGGGCATGGACGTCTTCGAGGGCGAGCAGCAGCACTCCAGCCAGCACCCCGGCCCGGAGGCGTACACCGGCAAGAAGGTCGTCGTCATCGGCTCCAACAACTCCGCGCACGACATCTGCGGTGCGTTGTGGGAGCACGATGCGGACGTGACGATGGTGCAGCGTTCCTCCACGCACATCGTGAAGTCGGCGTCGCTGATGGACATCGGGCTCGGGGACCTCTATTCCGAGCGTGCGGTCGCGTCCGGGGTGACCACGGACAAGGCCGACATGATCTTCGCGTCGCTGCCCTACCGGATCATGCACGAGTTCCAGATCCCGCTCTACGAGAAGATGGCCGAGCGCGACAAGGACTTCTACGACCGGCTGGAAAAGGTCGGTTTCCAACACGATTGGGGCGATGACGGCTCCGGCCTGTTCATGAAGTACCTGCGGCGCGGCTCCGGCTACTACATCGACGTGGGCGCCGCCGAGCTGGTCTGCGACGGCAAGGTGAAGCTGGCGCACGGCAACGTCGACCACCTCACCAAGAACTCCGTGGTGCTGGAGGACGGCACCGAACTGCCCGCGGATCTGGTCGTCTACGCCACCGGCTACGGCTCGATGAACGGCTGGGTCGCGGACATCATCGACCAGGAGACCGCGGACAAGGTCGGCAAGGTGTGGGGCCTCGGCTCCGACACCACCAAGGACCCCGGTCCGTGGGAGGGCGAACAGCGCAACATGTGGAAGCCCACCCAGCAGGAGGCGCTGTGGTTCCACGGCGGCAACCTGCACCAGTCACGGCACTACTCGCTCTACCTGGCGCTGCAGTTGAAGGCGCGCTACGAGGGCATCCCGACCCCCGTCTACGGCCTGCAGGAGGTCCACCACCTGCGCTAG
- a CDS encoding GAF domain-containing protein: MADYNAITPGTDLARYARELMRMHDTVIGGGRTALQPRPLVSRSWQRVLGFGLVPDKSGARDPLPPARLEQLRAESPLRLVIDDLARVISSVADASHFLMVVTNGDGIILWRRGDTRVRRQADQLGFSEGARWTEDEVGTNAIGTALEEANPVQLFSGEHFEQAQHPWYCTAFPIHDPRTGELLGIVDISGPALTLHPAISALVETAVLLAESLLRRHHEAALERLRVAAVPIVSAAGGPALVVDDAGWVAHSAGVSTRDRIAAPQPDKPLAVPGLGLCLPERLDLGWLIRPAATERRINAHLTLGAKPVIEIRADAEPWRVALSRRHAQILQQLAGAGPAGLTPYDLSVALFGDGEHLVAARAEVSRLRRSLGAIVDGSPYRIADGVQLTVGA; encoded by the coding sequence GTGGCGGACTACAACGCGATCACCCCGGGCACCGACCTGGCGCGCTATGCCCGCGAGCTGATGCGCATGCACGACACCGTGATCGGCGGTGGCCGAACGGCACTGCAACCACGCCCGTTGGTGTCCCGGTCGTGGCAACGGGTGCTGGGCTTCGGGCTGGTGCCCGACAAGTCGGGCGCGCGGGATCCGTTGCCACCGGCCCGCCTGGAACAGTTGCGCGCCGAGTCGCCGCTGCGGTTGGTGATCGACGACCTGGCGCGGGTGATCTCCAGCGTCGCGGACGCATCGCACTTCCTGATGGTGGTCACCAACGGCGACGGCATCATCCTGTGGCGGCGCGGCGACACCCGGGTCCGTCGGCAGGCCGACCAACTCGGCTTCAGCGAGGGTGCCCGGTGGACCGAGGACGAGGTGGGCACCAATGCGATCGGCACCGCGCTGGAAGAAGCCAACCCGGTGCAACTCTTCTCCGGGGAGCACTTCGAGCAGGCCCAACACCCTTGGTACTGCACGGCTTTCCCGATCCATGACCCGCGCACCGGGGAACTGCTGGGCATCGTCGACATCAGCGGCCCGGCGCTGACGCTGCACCCGGCCATCAGCGCGCTCGTCGAGACCGCGGTGCTGCTCGCCGAGTCGTTGCTGCGCCGGCACCACGAGGCCGCGCTGGAGCGGCTGCGGGTCGCGGCGGTGCCGATCGTGTCCGCGGCCGGTGGGCCGGCACTGGTCGTCGACGACGCGGGCTGGGTCGCGCACAGCGCCGGGGTGTCGACGCGCGACCGGATCGCGGCGCCGCAGCCGGACAAGCCGCTGGCCGTGCCCGGCCTCGGCCTGTGCCTGCCGGAGCGGCTCGATCTGGGCTGGCTGATCCGCCCGGCCGCCACCGAGCGGCGGATCAACGCGCACCTGACGCTCGGTGCGAAGCCGGTGATCGAGATCCGCGCCGACGCCGAGCCGTGGCGGGTCGCACTGTCCCGCCGGCACGCGCAGATCCTGCAGCAGCTGGCGGGCGCGGGTCCCGCGGGGCTGACGCCGTACGACCTGAGCGTGGCACTGTTCGGCGACGGTGAGCACCTGGTCGCGGCACGCGCCGAGGTGTCCCGGCTGCGGCGCAGCCTCGGCGCGATCGTCGACGGCAGCCCCTACCGGATCGCCGACGGCGTGCAGCTCACCGTCGGCGCGTGA
- a CDS encoding TIGR03842 family LLM class F420-dependent oxidoreductase produces MDFGVVLQTTPPSARVVDLAVQADRFGFSHVWTFDSHILWQEPYPIFGQILDRTRRVTVGPMVTNPATRDWTVTASLFATLNEMYGNRTVCGIGRGDSAVRVEGGRPSTLAALREAVGVIRGMACGEAVSYGGSTLRLPWATASRLEVWVAAYGPKALQLTGEVADGYILQLADPQITAWMVGAVRSAASAAGRDPDDITICVAAPAYITDGSAESAEHARDQCRWFGGMVGNHVADIVSRYGESSGVPKALTDYIAGRQGYDYNQHGRAGNTHTEFVPDEIVDRFCVIGPPEEHVKRIEELRELGVDQFAVYLQHDDKEHTLASYADHVMPLVNVQQGARS; encoded by the coding sequence ATGGACTTCGGCGTCGTCCTGCAGACCACTCCCCCGTCGGCACGGGTGGTCGACCTCGCAGTGCAAGCCGACCGGTTCGGGTTCAGCCACGTCTGGACGTTCGACAGTCACATCCTGTGGCAGGAGCCCTACCCGATCTTCGGCCAGATCCTGGACCGCACCCGTCGGGTCACGGTGGGGCCGATGGTCACCAATCCCGCCACCCGCGACTGGACCGTCACCGCGTCGCTGTTCGCCACCCTCAACGAGATGTACGGCAACCGCACGGTCTGCGGCATCGGCCGCGGCGATTCCGCGGTGCGGGTCGAAGGAGGCCGCCCGAGCACGCTCGCGGCGCTCCGGGAGGCGGTGGGCGTCATACGGGGTATGGCGTGCGGTGAGGCCGTCTCCTACGGCGGATCCACCCTGCGGTTGCCGTGGGCGACCGCGTCCCGGCTCGAGGTGTGGGTCGCTGCGTACGGACCGAAGGCGCTGCAGCTGACCGGCGAGGTCGCGGACGGCTACATCCTGCAACTGGCCGACCCGCAGATCACCGCGTGGATGGTCGGCGCGGTGCGCTCGGCCGCCTCCGCCGCCGGCCGCGATCCGGACGACATCACGATCTGCGTCGCCGCCCCGGCATACATCACCGACGGCAGCGCCGAGTCCGCCGAGCACGCCCGTGACCAGTGCCGGTGGTTCGGCGGCATGGTCGGCAACCACGTGGCGGACATCGTCAGCCGGTACGGCGAATCCTCCGGCGTGCCAAAGGCGTTGACCGACTACATCGCCGGCCGGCAGGGCTACGACTACAACCAGCACGGTCGCGCCGGCAACACGCACACCGAGTTCGTCCCCGACGAGATCGTCGACCGGTTCTGCGTCATCGGGCCGCCCGAGGAGCACGTCAAGCGGATCGAGGAGCTGCGGGAGTTGGGTGTCGACCAGTTCGCGGTCTATCTGCAGCACGACGACAAGGAGCACACCCTGGCGTCGTACGCCGACCACGTGATGCCGCTGGTCAACGTGCAGCAGGGAGCACGCTCCTAG
- the hydA gene encoding dihydropyrimidinase has protein sequence MTTTLITGGQVVSPQGAAAADVLIDGETVSAVLTPGTAAALGVTADRTIDAAGKYVLPGGIDVHTHMDMPFGGTFSVDDFETGTRAAAWGGTTTIVDFPVQKKGGSLQEAVDTWHAKAEGKACIDYGFHAILADVNDTSLKEMDGLVDQGVTSFKLFMAYPGVFLSTDDQIIQAMYRAADNGATIMMHAENGTAIDQIVQRAIAAGNTAPKWHGLTRPIALEAEAVNRAAQMADVTGAPLYFVHLSSGAAVDVVTQARDAGRNVFGETCPQYLFLDESDLARADFEGAKYVCTPALRPVEEQAKLWRGLRTNDLSVVATDHCPFCFVPDKQLGKDDFRAIPNGLPGVEHRMDLLHMGVTKGEISLARWVEISAATPARMFGMYPKKGVVAPGSDADIVIYDPTAKQTVSAQTHHMNVDYSVYEGWEFTGKVETVLSRGEVVLDAGEFTGSPGRGKFIKRSLSQYLV, from the coding sequence ATGACGACAACACTCATCACCGGGGGCCAGGTCGTCTCACCGCAGGGTGCCGCGGCCGCAGACGTGCTGATCGACGGCGAGACCGTCTCCGCGGTGCTCACACCGGGCACGGCCGCCGCGCTCGGCGTCACCGCCGACCGGACCATCGACGCAGCCGGGAAGTACGTCCTGCCCGGTGGCATCGACGTGCACACGCACATGGACATGCCGTTCGGCGGCACGTTCAGCGTCGACGACTTCGAGACCGGGACCCGCGCGGCCGCGTGGGGTGGCACGACGACGATCGTCGACTTCCCCGTGCAGAAGAAGGGCGGCTCGCTGCAGGAAGCGGTCGACACCTGGCACGCCAAGGCCGAGGGGAAGGCGTGCATCGACTACGGCTTCCACGCGATCCTGGCCGACGTCAACGACACCTCGCTGAAGGAGATGGACGGCCTGGTCGACCAGGGCGTCACCAGCTTCAAGCTCTTCATGGCCTACCCGGGCGTGTTCCTGTCGACCGACGACCAGATCATCCAGGCGATGTACCGCGCGGCCGACAACGGCGCGACGATCATGATGCACGCCGAGAACGGCACCGCCATCGACCAGATCGTCCAGCGGGCCATCGCGGCGGGCAACACCGCACCCAAGTGGCACGGCCTCACCCGGCCGATCGCCCTGGAGGCGGAGGCGGTCAACCGGGCCGCCCAGATGGCCGACGTCACCGGAGCGCCGCTGTACTTCGTGCACCTGTCGAGCGGCGCGGCCGTCGACGTGGTGACCCAAGCCCGGGACGCGGGTCGTAACGTCTTCGGCGAGACCTGCCCGCAGTACCTGTTCCTGGACGAATCCGACCTGGCCCGAGCGGATTTCGAGGGCGCCAAGTACGTCTGCACTCCCGCCCTGCGGCCCGTCGAGGAGCAGGCGAAGCTGTGGCGCGGGCTACGCACCAACGACCTGTCGGTCGTCGCGACCGACCACTGCCCGTTCTGCTTCGTCCCCGACAAACAGCTCGGCAAGGACGACTTCCGGGCGATCCCGAACGGTCTGCCCGGCGTCGAGCACCGGATGGACCTGCTGCACATGGGCGTCACCAAGGGCGAGATCAGCCTGGCCCGCTGGGTGGAGATCTCGGCGGCGACACCGGCGCGGATGTTCGGCATGTACCCGAAGAAGGGTGTCGTCGCGCCCGGGTCCGACGCCGACATCGTGATCTACGATCCGACGGCGAAGCAGACCGTGTCGGCGCAGACCCACCACATGAACGTCGACTACTCGGTCTACGAGGGCTGGGAGTTCACCGGGAAGGTGGAGACGGTGCTGTCCCGTGGTGAAGTCGTCCTGGACGCAGGGGAATTCACCGGTTCGCCGGGCCGCGGCAAGTTCATCAAGCGTTCCCTGTCGCAGTACCTCGTGTGA